From the Thermococcus sp. 18S1 genome, one window contains:
- a CDS encoding MBL fold metallo-hydrolase yields MIEITFLGSGGGRFITITQFRSTGGFHIRASRNIYVDPGPGALVRSWRYKLDPRKLDVIFVSHRHVDHCNDTEVMIEAMTGGALKKRGVLIASKSVIHGDETHTPAVSKYHLDVLESIHIPEPGSRIAIGDEELVITPTQHSDPTTIGFRMKSPLGDISYIPDTAYFDGLLDWHDGSRLLIAAVTRPRDMGIPYHLSTDDIVMMLKRMSEKPEALVVSHIGMKMHFANPYKEAKYIETVTGVKTYVAKEGFKVMVGRDGIAVRTLRPARFV; encoded by the coding sequence TTGATAGAGATAACCTTCCTCGGTAGCGGCGGCGGCAGGTTCATCACCATAACCCAGTTCCGCTCCACCGGCGGCTTCCACATACGCGCCAGCAGAAACATCTACGTTGACCCCGGGCCCGGCGCCCTCGTGCGCTCCTGGCGCTACAAGCTCGATCCCAGGAAGCTCGACGTCATCTTCGTCTCCCACAGGCACGTGGATCACTGCAACGATACCGAAGTCATGATAGAGGCCATGACTGGCGGAGCACTCAAGAAGCGGGGCGTTCTCATAGCATCCAAGAGCGTTATCCACGGCGATGAGACCCACACCCCTGCCGTCAGCAAGTACCACCTGGACGTGCTTGAGAGCATACACATCCCGGAGCCGGGGAGCAGGATAGCGATAGGTGATGAGGAGCTGGTGATAACCCCGACCCAGCACTCGGACCCGACCACCATTGGCTTCCGCATGAAGAGCCCCCTGGGGGACATCTCGTACATCCCCGACACGGCTTACTTCGACGGCCTGCTCGACTGGCACGACGGTTCAAGACTGCTTATCGCGGCGGTCACCAGGCCGAGGGATATGGGCATTCCGTACCACCTGAGCACCGACGATATCGTCATGATGCTCAAGAGAATGAGTGAGAAGCCCGAGGCCCTCGTGGTGAGCCACATAGGCATGAAGATGCACTTCGCGAACCCCTACAAGGAGGCCAAGTACATCGAAACCGTCACGGGCGTCAAGACCTACGTGGCCAAGGAGGGCTTCAAGGTCATGGTGGGGAGGGACGGCATAGCCGTGAGAACCCTGAGGCCGGCGAGGTTCGTCTGA
- a CDS encoding ABC transporter ATP-binding protein encodes MAEVKLINVWKQFGEFTAVKDMNLEVKDGEFMILLGPSGCGKTTTLRMIAGLEEPSRGQVYIGDTLVADPEKGVFVPPKDRDIAMVFQSYALYPHMTVYDNIAFPLKLRKVPKAEIDERVREVAEMLGLTELLRRKPRELSGGQRQRVALGRAIVRKPHVFLMDEPLSNLDAKLRVKMRAELKRLQKQLGVTTIYVTHDQVEAMTMGDRIAVINQGVLQQVGTPDEVYNRPANTFVAGFIGAPPMNFIDATVTEDGFADFGEFRLKLLPDQVEVLRDRGLLGKEVIFGIRPEDLYDAMFAQVKIPGENMARAMVEIIENLGNEKIVHLRVGDINFLGAFRSESKVVEGQEVDVVFDMRKVHVFEKGSGKAVF; translated from the coding sequence ATGGCCGAAGTCAAGCTCATCAACGTCTGGAAGCAGTTTGGGGAGTTCACCGCCGTCAAAGACATGAACCTCGAGGTCAAGGATGGAGAGTTCATGATACTCCTGGGCCCGAGCGGCTGCGGAAAGACGACGACGCTGAGGATGATAGCGGGACTGGAGGAGCCGAGCAGGGGACAGGTGTACATAGGGGATACCCTCGTAGCTGACCCCGAGAAGGGTGTCTTCGTCCCGCCCAAGGACAGGGACATCGCCATGGTCTTCCAGAGCTACGCCCTCTACCCGCACATGACGGTCTACGACAACATAGCGTTTCCCCTCAAGCTCAGAAAGGTCCCGAAGGCCGAGATCGACGAAAGGGTCAGGGAAGTCGCCGAGATGCTGGGCCTCACCGAGCTCCTGAGGAGGAAGCCCAGGGAGCTCTCGGGAGGTCAGAGGCAGCGTGTTGCTCTCGGAAGGGCCATAGTGAGAAAACCGCACGTCTTCCTGATGGACGAGCCGCTGAGCAACCTCGACGCCAAGCTCCGTGTCAAGATGCGCGCCGAGCTGAAGAGGCTCCAGAAGCAGCTCGGGGTCACCACCATCTACGTCACCCACGACCAGGTGGAGGCAATGACGATGGGCGACAGGATAGCGGTCATCAACCAGGGCGTGCTCCAGCAGGTCGGAACCCCAGACGAGGTCTACAACAGGCCCGCCAACACCTTCGTCGCGGGCTTCATCGGGGCCCCTCCGATGAACTTCATCGATGCCACCGTAACTGAGGACGGTTTCGCTGACTTCGGCGAGTTCAGGCTGAAGCTCCTCCCGGACCAGGTGGAGGTTCTGAGGGACAGGGGGCTCCTCGGAAAGGAGGTTATCTTTGGAATCCGTCCAGAGGACCTCTACGACGCCATGTTCGCCCAGGTGAAGATACCGGGCGAGAACATGGCGCGGGCCATGGTGGAGATCATAGAGAACCTAGGAAACGAGAAGATAGTCCACCTGAGGGTCGGCGACATAAACTTCCTCGGCGCCTTCCGCTCGGAGTCCAAGGTCGTGGAGGGCCAGGAGGTCGACGTGGTCTTCGACATGCGCAAGGTCCACGTCTTCGAGAAGGGAAGCGGAAAGGCCGTATTCTGA
- a CDS encoding OPT family oligopeptide transporter, with the protein MELKPYIPPEKSLPEYTVKAFVLGIVLSIIMGAANAYLGMYAGMTVSASIPAAVISMAILFAFKDRNILENNMVQTAASAGESLAAGVIFTFPALVVLGYYTTFPYYIVTIIAALGGSLGALFTIVLRRAFIVEEKLPYPEGMACAEVLIAGERGGSHAKPILYGGIFGGLFKLFGSSGLWSGTVEAAKMVGSRVYYFGSDLSAALIAVGYIVGLNIAFLVFLGGVIAWFIAIPLYAGQMGHTDLSPIDLAWTIWSTKIRYMGVGAMVVGGLWSLIKLRNPIKRGIRAGLEVAKRKQSGEVILRTEEDLPLNYVLILIGAFVVPLFLLYFHIIGSVGIAAIMAVILLIVGFLGSSIAGYLAGVVGSSNNPVSGITIMSLLFTAFALKALGLSGMEGMAATILVAAVICTAAAIAGDTMQDLATGYMVGATPKRQQVFEMVGTFFAALVMAPVLNLLIQAYGIAGTPTAKENALAAPQAFLMAKVTEGVFTGNLEWNMIYIGAGIAIALIILDEILAMKGSKFRTPVMPVAVGIYLPLSLGVPIFIGGLVKHFVTKSRNEEEENPTDPGVLGAAGLIAGEALMGIFFAALIVAGVAPSSGFSSNILGVLLLAGIALWLYMTGKRK; encoded by the coding sequence ATGGAGCTGAAACCGTACATACCACCGGAAAAATCACTGCCGGAGTACACAGTCAAGGCTTTTGTTTTGGGTATCGTCCTTTCGATAATAATGGGCGCGGCAAACGCATACCTCGGAATGTACGCCGGTATGACCGTGAGTGCCAGTATTCCCGCGGCGGTCATATCGATGGCAATACTCTTCGCATTCAAGGACAGGAACATCCTCGAGAACAACATGGTGCAGACCGCGGCTTCAGCGGGTGAGTCGCTGGCGGCTGGAGTCATATTCACCTTCCCGGCCCTCGTCGTTCTCGGCTACTACACGACCTTCCCGTACTACATAGTCACCATAATCGCCGCCCTCGGCGGTTCCCTCGGTGCCCTCTTCACCATCGTGCTGAGGAGGGCCTTCATAGTCGAGGAGAAGCTCCCGTACCCCGAGGGTATGGCCTGCGCCGAGGTCCTCATAGCCGGCGAGAGGGGAGGAAGCCACGCCAAGCCGATACTCTACGGTGGAATCTTCGGAGGTCTCTTCAAGCTCTTCGGAAGCTCGGGCCTCTGGTCGGGAACCGTCGAGGCCGCCAAGATGGTCGGCTCCCGCGTCTACTACTTCGGAAGCGACCTCTCCGCGGCGCTCATAGCCGTTGGCTACATCGTCGGCCTCAACATAGCCTTCCTCGTCTTCCTCGGAGGCGTCATAGCCTGGTTCATAGCCATCCCGCTCTATGCCGGCCAGATGGGCCACACCGACCTCAGCCCGATTGACCTCGCCTGGACCATCTGGAGCACCAAGATCCGCTACATGGGTGTCGGCGCGATGGTCGTCGGTGGTCTCTGGAGCCTCATCAAGCTCAGGAACCCGATCAAGAGGGGCATCAGGGCCGGCCTTGAAGTCGCCAAGAGGAAGCAGTCCGGTGAGGTTATCCTCAGGACCGAGGAGGACCTCCCGCTCAACTACGTCCTCATACTTATAGGAGCGTTCGTCGTCCCGCTGTTCCTGCTGTACTTCCACATCATCGGCTCGGTGGGAATCGCGGCAATAATGGCGGTGATACTTCTCATCGTCGGATTCCTCGGAAGCTCGATAGCCGGCTACCTCGCGGGTGTCGTCGGTTCATCCAACAACCCGGTCTCGGGAATCACCATCATGAGCCTGCTCTTCACCGCCTTCGCCCTCAAGGCCCTCGGCCTCAGCGGAATGGAGGGCATGGCCGCAACAATACTCGTCGCGGCGGTCATCTGTACCGCGGCCGCCATAGCCGGTGACACCATGCAGGACCTCGCCACTGGTTACATGGTCGGAGCTACACCAAAGAGGCAGCAGGTCTTCGAGATGGTCGGAACCTTCTTCGCCGCCCTCGTCATGGCCCCGGTGCTCAACCTCCTCATACAGGCCTACGGTATAGCCGGAACCCCGACGGCGAAGGAGAACGCCCTCGCGGCACCCCAGGCCTTCCTCATGGCCAAGGTCACCGAGGGTGTCTTCACCGGCAACCTCGAGTGGAACATGATCTACATCGGCGCCGGAATAGCCATAGCCCTCATAATCCTCGACGAGATACTCGCCATGAAGGGCTCCAAGTTCAGAACCCCGGTCATGCCGGTCGCGGTCGGTATCTATCTGCCGCTCAGCCTCGGCGTTCCGATATTCATCGGCGGTCTCGTCAAGCACTTCGTCACCAAGTCCCGGAACGAGGAAGAAGAGAACCCGACCGACCCGGGAGTTCTCGGCGCCGCGGGACTCATCGCGGGCGAGGCCCTCATGGGCATATTCTTCGCCGCCCTCATCGTCGCAGGCGTCGCCCCGAGCTCGGGCTTCAGCAGCAACATCCTCGGAGTCCTCCTGCTCGCAGGAATAGCGCTCTGGCTCTACATGACGGGCAAGAGGAAGTGA
- a CDS encoding ABC transporter permease subunit: protein MMGRRKGEVVRSFILTLLAIFVMFIILFPVYYIFVVSISPGSTLATTEFHIIPRNVSLDSYREVLFGFSGSKLSENFTGTIEGSAHVQDGKLYLLDGTIKGEVKYGPFTGLVFEIPVKNLVFDVSTDVNAQGQLKGDVKGLFILTRMNDDGTVGFAIMRNVELKGGTIEGTHVSGPMEKYVVARNSGTVRFTRIGKFVNSKFFGYLKNSLIIATITVLLTLVFVVPAAYAFSRMKFFGREHVLYFYLMFTQVAGGLGIAGLIALYGMIVKLGLYDKLPVLSFIYAAGSVPFNTWLLKGYIDSISPDFDEAALVDGASYLQIIRHVLLPMALPGIATVSIFAFIGGWTEFILASLLLTESHQPLSVWIYLLLGGIGRGIDWSYFAAAALLFALPVFVMFMLAQNYIRSGLTVGGLKE from the coding sequence ATGATGGGAAGGCGCAAAGGGGAGGTCGTCAGGAGTTTTATCCTGACCCTGCTGGCTATCTTCGTCATGTTCATCATACTCTTCCCGGTCTACTACATCTTCGTCGTCTCAATAAGCCCGGGCTCAACGCTCGCAACCACGGAGTTCCACATCATACCAAGGAACGTCAGTCTTGACTCGTACAGGGAGGTGCTCTTTGGATTCTCGGGAAGCAAACTATCGGAGAACTTCACGGGAACCATCGAGGGAAGCGCCCACGTCCAGGACGGCAAGCTGTATCTGCTGGACGGAACGATAAAGGGCGAGGTCAAATACGGGCCCTTCACGGGGTTGGTGTTCGAAATTCCTGTGAAAAACCTGGTCTTCGACGTTTCAACGGACGTCAACGCCCAGGGACAGCTGAAGGGCGATGTCAAAGGACTCTTCATCCTCACGAGGATGAACGACGACGGCACTGTGGGCTTCGCGATAATGAGGAACGTCGAGCTGAAGGGCGGAACCATTGAGGGCACCCACGTCTCGGGCCCGATGGAGAAGTACGTGGTTGCCAGGAACAGCGGAACCGTCAGGTTCACGAGGATAGGGAAGTTCGTCAACTCGAAGTTCTTCGGCTACCTCAAGAACAGCCTCATCATAGCCACAATAACGGTGCTGCTGACTCTAGTGTTCGTCGTCCCGGCCGCCTACGCATTCTCGCGCATGAAGTTCTTCGGCAGGGAGCACGTGCTCTACTTCTACCTGATGTTCACGCAGGTCGCCGGAGGTCTCGGAATAGCGGGCCTTATAGCCCTCTACGGTATGATAGTCAAGCTGGGCCTCTACGACAAGCTACCTGTGCTGTCCTTCATCTACGCCGCGGGAAGCGTTCCCTTCAACACATGGCTGCTCAAGGGATACATAGACTCCATAAGCCCTGACTTCGACGAGGCGGCACTCGTTGACGGCGCGAGCTACCTTCAGATAATCAGGCACGTGCTCCTCCCGATGGCGCTGCCAGGAATAGCGACCGTGTCGATATTCGCCTTCATAGGCGGCTGGACGGAGTTCATCCTGGCAAGCCTGCTGCTAACTGAGTCGCACCAGCCACTGTCGGTGTGGATATACCTTCTCCTGGGCGGCATAGGCAGGGGAATAGACTGGAGCTACTTCGCGGCTGCCGCGCTGCTGTTCGCCCTGCCGGTGTTCGTGATGTTCATGCTCGCCCAGAACTACATAAGGAGCGGTCTTACAGTTGGAGGTCTCAAGGAGTGA
- a CDS encoding UPF0146 family protein, which translates to MGIENFADFLAMQVPKGRIAELGIGFQFKVALRLKELGYDVLVVDWNPASVERAVELGLNAVRDDLFSPKVELYEGVAALYSVRPTPEIVRPILRLGQKLHVPVYILPLTGDTMPRTMRLTNFRGLAIYSTKGI; encoded by the coding sequence ATGGGTATAGAGAACTTCGCCGATTTTCTGGCCATGCAGGTACCGAAGGGCAGGATAGCCGAGCTTGGGATAGGTTTCCAGTTCAAAGTGGCACTCAGACTCAAGGAGCTGGGCTACGATGTTCTGGTCGTCGACTGGAACCCGGCGTCCGTCGAGAGGGCGGTGGAGCTCGGCCTGAACGCCGTCAGGGACGACCTCTTCAGCCCAAAGGTGGAGCTCTACGAGGGGGTCGCGGCGCTTTACTCCGTAAGGCCGACCCCGGAGATAGTGCGACCGATCCTGAGGCTCGGGCAAAAACTCCACGTTCCAGTTTACATCCTCCCGCTCACTGGGGACACCATGCCGAGGACTATGAGGCTCACCAACTTCAGGGGACTGGCGATATACTCCACTAAAGGTATTTAA
- a CDS encoding glucodextranase DOMON-like domain-containing protein, whose translation MRRVAALFLAFLMVGSLIGANVKTVGAAEPKPLNVIIVWHQHQPYYYDPVQDIYTRPWVRLHAANNYWKMAYYLSQYPEVHATIDLSGSLIAQLADYMNGKKDTYQIITEKIANGEPLTVDEKWFMLQAPGGFFDHTIPWNGEPITDPNGNPIRDFWDRYTELKDKMQAAKAKYANLPLEEQKAAVTNEFTEQDYIDLAVLFNLAWIDYKYIMDTPALRDLYKKVDEGGYTREDVKTVLDAQLWLLNHTFEEHEKINLLLGNGNVEVTVVPYAHPIGPILNDFGWEGDFDDQVKRADELYKQYLGNGTAVPVGGWAAESALNDKTLETLAENGWTWVMTDQLVLDRLGVEKTVENYYKPWVAEFNGKKIYLFPRDHALSDRVGFNYAGMNQYQAVDDFVNELLKLQKENYDGSLVYVVTLDGENPWEHYPYDGKLFLTELYKRLTELQEQGLIRTLTPSEYIQLYGDQANRLTPKMMERLDLTGDNVNALLKAQSLGDLYDTVGVKEEMQWPESSWIDGTLSTWIGEPQENYGWYWLYTARKALMEHKDEMSQADWEKAHEYLLRAEASDWFWWYGSDQNSGQDYTFDRYLKTYLYEMYKLAGVEPPSYLFGNYFPDGEPYVTRALDGLKEGEMKNYSSMSPLANGVSVYFDGDGLHFVVRGNLDRFEVSIWEKDERVGNTFTLLQERPTELRYSMFPFSADSVGLLITKHVVYENGKAEIYGATDYEKSEKLGDATVEQTSDGVEVIVPFDYLKNPSDFYFAVSTVKDGRLETITTPIELKLPTEVKGVTIADIADPEGDDHGPGSYVYPTDGVFVEGAFDLLRFRMLEQTDSYVMEFYFKDLGGNPWNGPNGFSLQIIEVYLDFKDGGNSTAIKMFPDGPGSNVQLDPNHPWDVAFRIAGWDYGNLIILPNGTVYQGEMQISADPVKNAVIVKVPKKYIAINEDYGLWGVVLTGSQDGYGPDKWRPVAVDAEQWKLGGADPQAVINGVTPRVVDELVPQGFEPTQEEQLSSYDANDMKLATVRAIPLLKQGIVVTDPEGDDHGPGSYVYPTDAVFKPGVFDLLKFKMTEGSDDWTLEFYFKDLGGNPWNGPNGFSLQIIEAYFDFKDGGNVTAIKMFPDGPGSNVQLDPRHPWDVALRIAGWDYGNLIILPNGTVYQGEMQISADPVKNAIIVKVPKKYLPNVGDYGLYAAVITGSQDGYGPDKWRPVAVEAEQWKLGGAEADAVINGVTPRVVDELVPADFSPTQEEQLSSYDANDMKLATVLMIPLVEGSGGEEPTPTETTTTSETSSSSTTSTTSSPSQTTTTPTTTTGPSTSPTTTSSPTTTTTGGGGGICGPAVLVGLALLPLLIRRRR comes from the coding sequence ATGAGGAGGGTTGCTGCCCTTTTCCTTGCCTTTTTGATGGTTGGAAGTCTGATTGGAGCGAACGTGAAAACGGTCGGAGCGGCCGAGCCGAAGCCGCTCAACGTCATAATAGTCTGGCACCAGCACCAGCCCTACTACTACGACCCGGTCCAGGACATCTACACCAGGCCCTGGGTCAGGCTCCACGCGGCGAACAACTACTGGAAGATGGCCTACTACCTGAGCCAGTATCCGGAAGTGCACGCCACGATTGACCTGTCGGGCTCGCTCATAGCCCAGCTGGCAGACTACATGAACGGGAAGAAGGACACCTACCAGATAATCACCGAGAAGATAGCCAACGGAGAGCCCTTGACGGTCGATGAGAAGTGGTTCATGCTCCAGGCACCGGGAGGGTTCTTCGACCACACGATTCCCTGGAACGGAGAGCCGATAACCGACCCCAACGGCAACCCGATAAGGGACTTCTGGGACCGCTACACGGAACTGAAGGACAAGATGCAGGCCGCGAAGGCCAAGTACGCCAACCTGCCGCTCGAGGAGCAGAAGGCCGCTGTGACGAACGAGTTCACCGAGCAGGACTACATCGACCTCGCGGTTCTCTTTAACCTCGCCTGGATCGACTACAAGTACATAATGGACACCCCCGCCCTCAGGGACCTCTACAAGAAGGTTGATGAGGGCGGCTACACCAGGGAGGACGTTAAAACCGTTCTCGACGCCCAGCTCTGGCTCCTCAACCACACCTTCGAGGAGCACGAGAAGATAAACCTCCTCCTCGGCAACGGCAACGTCGAGGTCACGGTCGTTCCCTACGCCCACCCGATAGGCCCGATACTCAACGACTTCGGCTGGGAGGGCGACTTCGACGACCAGGTGAAGAGGGCGGACGAGCTGTACAAGCAGTACCTTGGAAACGGAACCGCCGTCCCGGTCGGAGGCTGGGCCGCCGAGAGTGCCCTCAACGACAAAACTCTGGAAACCCTCGCCGAGAACGGCTGGACCTGGGTCATGACCGACCAGCTCGTTCTCGACAGGCTCGGCGTCGAGAAGACGGTTGAGAACTATTACAAGCCCTGGGTGGCCGAGTTCAACGGAAAGAAGATATACCTCTTCCCGCGCGACCACGCCCTCAGCGACCGTGTGGGATTCAACTACGCTGGAATGAACCAGTACCAGGCCGTTGATGACTTCGTGAACGAGCTCCTCAAGCTCCAGAAGGAGAACTACGACGGTTCGCTGGTTTACGTGGTCACGCTCGACGGCGAGAACCCGTGGGAGCACTACCCCTACGACGGCAAGCTCTTCCTCACCGAGCTGTACAAGAGGCTCACCGAGCTTCAGGAGCAGGGGCTCATAAGAACCCTCACACCGAGCGAGTACATCCAGCTCTACGGCGACCAGGCCAACAGGCTCACCCCCAAGATGATGGAGCGCCTCGACCTCACCGGGGACAACGTTAACGCCCTCCTCAAGGCGCAGAGTCTCGGCGACCTCTACGACACCGTGGGCGTTAAGGAGGAGATGCAGTGGCCGGAGAGCAGCTGGATAGACGGAACCCTCTCCACATGGATAGGCGAGCCCCAGGAGAACTACGGCTGGTACTGGCTCTACACGGCCAGGAAGGCCCTTATGGAGCACAAGGACGAGATGAGTCAGGCGGACTGGGAGAAGGCCCACGAGTACCTGCTCCGCGCCGAGGCGAGCGACTGGTTCTGGTGGTACGGAAGCGACCAGAACAGCGGCCAGGACTACACCTTTGACCGCTACCTGAAGACGTACCTCTACGAGATGTACAAGCTGGCCGGAGTCGAGCCGCCGAGCTACCTCTTCGGAAACTACTTCCCGGACGGCGAGCCCTACGTCACCAGGGCCCTCGACGGCCTCAAGGAGGGCGAGATGAAGAACTACTCCAGCATGTCCCCGCTGGCAAACGGCGTCAGCGTCTATTTCGACGGCGATGGGCTCCACTTCGTAGTGAGGGGGAACCTGGACAGGTTCGAGGTGAGCATCTGGGAGAAGGATGAGCGCGTTGGCAACACGTTCACACTCCTCCAGGAAAGGCCGACCGAGCTCAGGTACTCGATGTTCCCGTTCTCAGCGGACAGCGTTGGTCTCCTCATAACCAAGCACGTCGTGTACGAGAACGGAAAGGCTGAGATATACGGTGCCACAGACTACGAGAAGAGCGAGAAGCTTGGAGACGCGACCGTTGAGCAGACAAGCGACGGAGTGGAAGTCATCGTGCCCTTCGATTACCTCAAGAACCCGAGCGACTTCTACTTCGCGGTCTCGACCGTCAAAGACGGACGGCTCGAAACAATAACCACCCCCATCGAGCTCAAGCTCCCCACCGAGGTTAAGGGAGTCACGATAGCGGACATCGCCGACCCGGAGGGAGACGACCACGGCCCCGGAAGCTACGTCTACCCAACGGATGGGGTCTTCGTCGAGGGCGCCTTTGACCTTCTCCGCTTCAGGATGCTCGAGCAGACGGACAGCTACGTGATGGAGTTCTACTTCAAGGACCTCGGGGGCAACCCCTGGAACGGACCGAACGGCTTCAGCCTTCAGATAATCGAGGTCTATCTGGACTTCAAGGACGGTGGCAACAGCACCGCCATAAAGATGTTCCCTGACGGGCCGGGAAGCAACGTCCAGCTCGACCCGAACCATCCCTGGGACGTCGCCTTCAGGATTGCCGGATGGGACTACGGAAACCTCATCATCCTCCCGAACGGAACCGTTTACCAGGGTGAGATGCAGATAAGCGCCGACCCAGTCAAGAACGCGGTGATAGTGAAAGTCCCGAAGAAGTACATCGCCATAAACGAGGACTACGGCCTCTGGGGAGTCGTCCTCACGGGAAGCCAGGACGGCTACGGCCCTGACAAGTGGAGACCGGTGGCAGTGGATGCAGAGCAGTGGAAGCTCGGCGGCGCAGACCCGCAGGCGGTCATAAACGGCGTGACCCCGCGCGTTGTTGATGAACTGGTTCCACAGGGCTTTGAACCGACCCAGGAGGAGCAGCTGAGCAGCTACGATGCAAACGACATGAAACTCGCCACCGTCAGGGCCATTCCGCTCCTCAAGCAGGGCATCGTTGTGACCGACCCCGAGGGTGACGACCACGGACCCGGAAGCTACGTCTACCCAACGGACGCGGTCTTCAAGCCGGGAGTCTTCGATCTCCTCAAGTTCAAGATGACGGAGGGCAGCGATGACTGGACTCTCGAATTCTACTTCAAGGACCTCGGAGGCAACCCGTGGAACGGTCCAAACGGCTTCAGTCTCCAGATAATCGAAGCGTACTTCGACTTCAAAGACGGTGGAAACGTCACGGCGATAAAGATGTTCCCTGACGGGCCGGGAAGCAACGTCCAGCTCGACCCGCGCCACCCGTGGGACGTGGCCCTCAGAATCGCGGGATGGGACTACGGAAACCTCATCATCCTTCCGAACGGAACTGTCTACCAGGGCGAGATGCAGATCTCAGCCGACCCAGTCAAGAACGCCATAATAGTCAAGGTTCCGAAGAAGTACCTGCCGAACGTTGGAGATTACGGGCTCTATGCGGCAGTCATCACCGGCTCTCAGGACGGCTACGGCCCTGACAAGTGGAGGCCAGTGGCCGTTGAGGCGGAGCAGTGGAAGCTCGGAGGGGCGGAGGCAGACGCGGTTATCAACGGTGTAACCCCGCGTGTCGTGGACGAACTCGTCCCGGCGGACTTCAGTCCGACCCAGGAGGAGCAGCTGAGCAGCTACGATGCAAACGACATGAAACTCGCCACCGTCCTCATGATACCTCTCGTGGAGGGCAGCGGCGGGGAGGAGCCGACCCCGACCGAGACCACCACTACCAGCGAGACGAGCAGTTCGAGCACCACCTCCACGACGAGCTCACCGAGCCAGACCACAACGACCCCAACAACTACCACCGGCCCGAGCACGAGCCCCACGACCACATCAAGCCCAACCACAACCACCACCGGCGGGGGAGGCGGAATCTGTGGCCCCGCCGTCCTGGTGGGACTCGCCCTGCTGCCGCTCCTCATCAGGAGGCGGCGCTGA
- the glmM gene encoding phosphoglucosamine mutase, which produces MKLFGTAGIRGTLWEKVTPELAMNLGKAVGTYIDGETVAVARDGRTSSVMLQSALISGLLSTGTEVLDFGLIPTPTLAWGTREHGDGGVMITASHNPPTDNGIKVFNGDGTEFYVEQERELEELVFSGNFRKAAWSEIKTVKATDIINDYIGAVLDFVNHETNLKVLYDGANGAGSVLAPYLLREMGAKVISVNAHVDGHFPGRKPEPRYENIAYLGELARELGVDLVVAQDGDADRIAVFDEKGQYVNEDTVIALFAKLYVEEHGGGTVVVSIDTGSRIDHVVENAGGRVVRIPLGQPHDGIKKYGAIFAAEPWKLVHPKFGPWIDSFVTMGLLIKLIDERGKPLSQIIQEEIPTYYLTKKNVKCPDEFKKATLERAYKVLEEGLGEEVKEVLTISGYRFQLKDGSWILVRPSGTEPKIRVVVEAPSEKRRDELFELAYGTVRRAAEEAMGKD; this is translated from the coding sequence ATGAAGCTCTTCGGCACAGCTGGAATTAGGGGCACCCTGTGGGAGAAGGTCACGCCGGAACTCGCGATGAACCTCGGGAAGGCCGTAGGAACGTACATCGATGGAGAAACGGTAGCCGTTGCGAGGGACGGCAGAACATCGAGCGTAATGCTCCAGAGCGCCCTCATCTCGGGACTCCTCTCAACGGGAACCGAGGTTCTTGATTTCGGTTTGATACCAACGCCCACTTTGGCGTGGGGAACGCGGGAACACGGCGATGGGGGAGTTATGATAACGGCGAGCCACAATCCACCGACCGACAACGGAATAAAGGTCTTCAACGGCGATGGAACGGAGTTCTACGTTGAGCAGGAGAGGGAACTGGAGGAGCTCGTTTTCTCCGGAAACTTCAGAAAGGCGGCCTGGAGTGAGATAAAGACCGTAAAAGCCACCGATATCATCAATGACTACATAGGGGCCGTTCTCGACTTCGTTAATCACGAGACCAACTTAAAGGTTCTCTACGACGGCGCCAACGGTGCCGGGAGCGTTTTGGCCCCCTATCTGCTCCGCGAGATGGGGGCAAAGGTGATAAGCGTAAACGCCCACGTTGACGGCCACTTCCCCGGAAGGAAGCCGGAGCCGAGGTACGAGAACATAGCCTACCTCGGCGAGCTGGCGAGGGAGCTAGGCGTTGATCTGGTCGTCGCCCAGGACGGCGACGCCGACAGGATAGCAGTTTTCGATGAGAAGGGCCAGTACGTGAACGAGGACACCGTCATAGCCCTCTTTGCAAAGCTCTACGTGGAGGAGCACGGAGGGGGAACGGTCGTCGTTTCCATCGACACCGGCTCAAGGATAGACCACGTCGTTGAGAACGCCGGCGGCAGGGTTGTAAGAATCCCCCTCGGCCAGCCCCACGATGGAATAAAGAAGTACGGGGCCATATTCGCGGCCGAGCCCTGGAAGCTGGTTCATCCGAAGTTCGGCCCGTGGATAGACAGCTTCGTGACCATGGGGCTCCTCATAAAGCTCATAGACGAGCGCGGAAAGCCGCTGTCCCAGATAATCCAGGAGGAGATACCGACCTACTACCTCACCAAGAAGAACGTGAAGTGCCCGGACGAGTTCAAGAAGGCCACCCTTGAGAGGGCATACAAGGTCCTCGAAGAGGGGCTGGGGGAAGAGGTGAAGGAGGTTCTCACGATTTCAGGCTACCGCTTCCAGCTGAAGGACGGTTCATGGATCCTCGTGAGGCCGAGCGGAACGGAGCCGAAGATTCGCGTTGTGGTTGAGGCGCCGAGCGAGAAGAGGCGTGACGAGCTCTTTGAGCTGGCCTACGGCACCGTCAGGAGGGCCGCAGAGGAAGCCATGGGGAAGGACTGA